AGTGATATGTATGAAGGGGCCGTCTTTACAGACATCGGGAATACGTGGAGCCTGAAAAACGATAATGCAGGATCCGGGAACGAGTTTAAGTTCAACAGGTTTATAAGGCAGATGGGCGTCGGCAGCGGATTCGGATTGAGGGTAAACGTTGCCTATATTACATTGAGGGTAGATCTTGCCTATAAAATGTATGACCCGAACCAACCGGAAGGCGACCGGTGGAGGCTGAAAAACTTCCAGCCGTTTAAGCCTACTTTAAACATTGCATTCGGTTATCCTTTCTAAACCATATAAAAACAAACTATGAGCGATCAGTGGAAAAAATTTTGGGAGAATTATAATGTTATTGAGCCTGCCAGTGAGGATGATCTGTACATTCAAGTGGGTAAAACGGCCAACAGAGCACCGGTTTCAAAGGAAGTTCTTGCGGGTTCCGTCTATGATGTTGTGGAAAAATTAGAGTTGAGCAGTTCTGACATTCTTCTGGAAATGTGCTGCGGGAATGGTCTTATAACCTATCCTTTGTCTCAGACGGTAAAGCAGATCTATGCCTTTGATTTTACAGAAACGCTTATTGATGCGGCTTTAAAATATAAGGCTAATAAAAACATTGAATACGCAACAGGAAATGCCAAAGAAGATTTCACTAAAATTTTCAGGCACGAACTGCCGGTCATCCACAAGTTCTTGATTAATGATTCCACTGCTTATTTTTCTCCTGAAGAGCTTGAAAAAATTATTGAAAGGTTGCTTAAGATTTCAAAAGATTTTAAATTTTATCTTACCAACGTGCCTAATGATGAAAACAAATGGAATTTTTACAACACACCCGAAAGAAAAACCAATTATGAAAAAGCAGTTCAGTCAGGAGATATTTTTCTGGGAGGGATCGGGAGATGGTGGCAAAAATCTGAATTTATAACGATTGCTGAAAAATTTAATTTTAAAATTGAAATTTTTGATATGAACAATGAATATTCATACCGAATGGGGATCTTGCTGTCTGCACAAAACTAATTTCTGTACAGCGGAAAAAAAGTATTTACTGATTTCCAGATATTCATATAGGCTACCAGTTTATCATATTGTTCAATATTCGTAATATGCTTCCATACAGAAAACTGCAGCCTCTTTTTCGAGAATCCGGATTTAAAAAGGTAAAGATTGTCATTATCACGCCCCGCAAACCCGCCGCCCAGATGTAAAAAATGGAGATTTTTATTTTTTGCAATAATTCTTGCTTCATCAAGGATCAGTTTCATAGGCGCATCTTTTATACTGTCTTCCGCCGTGGTCGCAAGATGATACTGCATAATATTTCCAACTACAGTAAAAATTCCTCCCGCGACATACTGCCCCTCCTTTTCTGCCATCAGCAGGATAACTTCATAGTCGTCATTATTTAAAAATCCGTGAAAGTAATCCCTGTCGTAATAATACCGGTCAAAAGCACGCACTTTTTCCATGGTCTTGTAGTACATTTCAATAAAATTATCAATGTCTTCAGGATTTTTTGTTTCAACAATATAAAAATCACGTTCTCTTAAATATTTTATTTCATATTTAGTAGATTTTCTGTACTGCTTCACCTGTTCCTGCGTAGACTGATCTAAGTCTATGACCACTGTTTTATTAATGTCTGCCACTTCTCCAAAACCTTTAAAAAAAGTACTGTAATCACAAAGCGGATGCAGCCTTGAAAAAACAGAAACAACATCGTTTTTACGACAGAACTTAGAAAATTCATCATGAAAAAAAGAAAAATGCTCTTTTGATAAACCGTTAAATTCTTTATTTGAAATCGGACCGCAATATCCATATACTGAAGTGAGATCGAAATATCCTGTGTCTTCTATATTCCTTATCTTAAAAGGAAAAACAATCAATTCGTCATTAAATTCCGAAACCAGTAAAATAGAAGGAAAAGAACTTTCCAGCGAATGATAAAAATAAGTATGGTAGATATCGTAAAAGATGCACTTTTTAATGGTTCTATCCCAGCCCAGCTTATCTGTGATCTCGATAGTATAAAATTGTTGGACGTTCATATAGTATAGTCGTGTGTTCAAATATAAAGGAAATATCGTCTAATCCGGTGAAATACCGAAAGCAAAATACACCACCGCCACCGTTCTCGCAAGGATTTCCCTGAACTGGTTCCGGTAGTAGCTTTCGGGTTTACTTACATCTTGGGCATCAAAGCCCAAGGCATTCATATTGTTGTTTCTGGCAAAAAGAAGGGCTCTCAGGTTGTGGAATCCCTGGGATACGATGATCACATTGTCTTTTTTATAGACATCTTTGCAGCGCAGGATACTCTGGTAGGTATTGAATCCTTTCGGGTCTTCGGTAATGATGTCTTCCGGGACCCCTTCCTGATAAATCAGGTAGTTTTTCATGGCTGCCGGTTCATTGTACCCTCTGCTTTTTTCACCGCTTACAATAATTTTTCTGATCCGTCCGTGGTGGTATAATAAAGCTGCCGCGTCCATCCTTTTGGTAAAGTAAGGGTTGGACTGGCCTGATCTCATCTTAGGCGATGTCCCGAGCACCAGGGCTATTTCCCTGGGCGGAATCTTGGAAATCTTGGTGTAGGTCCTTCCGTCGGTAAGGGCAAATACCCATGCATTGGCAAGGCATATCAACAGAACTCCTATTTCTATTGATATACATATCAGATTAAATATGTTTTTTATGATTCTCAACTGAGATCAAAGTTAAGCTTTATTTTCCTGCTTTTTGCTATAGACATGCAGGCAAGGATATGACCTTTCTCCTCTTCTTTTTCCGTTAAGTATTCATTTTCCAGCAATTCCACTTCGCCTTCTTCAAGGATACATTCACAGCTTCCGCAGATGCCCGATTTACAAGAGTAAGGAACATTGAATTTCTGCACCAGTAACTGCTGGAGGATCCTGTCTTCATTGGTAGGAAGTTGGGTGCTGTAGTGTTTGCCCAACATGGTGAATTCCACTTCAACGTTTTCTATCAGGGGAAATTCTTTTTCCACAGGATAGATATCGTCATTATATTCTTCAAAAAGCTCAAAATGGATGTTTTTCTTCGGAATCCCATGATGATAACATGCATTGGCCAGCGTCCTGATCATTTCGCCTTTGCCGCAGATCAGCACTTCATCCACAGCATCCCAGATGGTAGATTCTTCATCTGTATCATCCAGGTGGAGAATCTGGTTGATAATCAGGCTTAATCTTTTTTCGTCCAGCCTTCCGTAAAAAAGACTATTCGGCTGCTTTTCCTGAGAATAAAAATGGAAAATCTGAAGCCGGCCTCCATAGGTTCCGGCAAGGTTATCCAGCTGTTCCCTGTACATTAAATCCTCAGAAGTTTTATTTCCGTAAAATAAAAACATCCTTGTTCTGGGCTCATTATGAAGGATATTTTTGAAATGGCTCAGGATCGGGGTAATTCCTATGCCGGAAGCAAATCCTACAATCGTACGGAATTCGCTGGGTTTTGACACCAGGGTAAACCTTCCGGCAGGCTCGCTTACTTCTATTGCATCACCCACATGATAGTTTTTAAATAAATGCGAAGCCGCTCCCTCTGCGGAGTTCATTTTAATCCCCAATGCTATTTTTCCTTCGTAAGGTGCTGAGGTCATTGAGTAGTCATTGATGACTTCTTCACCCCGGAACTGAAATTTTATACTGATAAACTGACCGGCATCAAACCTGAAATTTTCTTTCAGATGCTCCGGAATCTTAAATTCCAGCGCGAAAGTATTTTTGGTCAGTTCTTCCTTTTTCGTTATTTTTAGCCAATGAAACCGTGTGAGTTTCCCTTTATAGATTTGTTGTTCCATACTTCAATTCAAAAATAAATAAAAAATAATTATGAAAAATATAATTTTATCCACGCTTGTTCTTTTTGCTTTGGCAGCCTGCAAAAAAGAAAGCGAGAAAAATAATGATGCCGCGGCCGCAACAGATTCTGCTTCTGTCCCGGAAACACCTTCTTCAGCGACTTCATTAAAAGTTCTTACTCCGGATCATATTTCAAAAATACTGAATAACAAAAACGATACCTTATATGTAACGAATTTTTTTGCTACGTGGTGTGGTCCCTGTGTCAAGGAAATTCCTCATTTTAAAAGTAAAATTGAAGAATTGAAAGGAAAGCCTGTGAAAATTACTTTTGTAAGCCTGGACCAGAAAGACATCTGGACTACGGAAGTTCCGCGTTTTACCGCAGAGCACGGCATTCAGGATTATACGGTGCTGATGGACGGGCAGCTGATGAATGCCGATTTCTATAAAACTAATTTTAAGCAGTGGGACGGCGGCGCCATACCTTTCACATTTATGAGAAAAGGTGATAAAACAGATGAAACTTTGGGAATGATCAGTGAAGACATGCTTACTTCAAAAATCAATTCCTTTTTAAAATAAAAGCACCTGCATTTCCGGCAATGTCAAAAAAATTTAAAATCCTGTGTCTGCTTTTACTGATTGCCATAATTTTCACTGCAGTTGTTAATCTGAACACAGGATTTTTAAGTCTGAACATTAACGATTTCTTCGGAGAAGCAACCAACAGCCAGATTGCAGAAATCCGGGTAAACCGTGTACTGGTAATGTTTTTAGCAGGAATTTCCATTCCTACTTCCGGGTTTCTCATGCAGGAATATTTTCAGAACCCTTTGGCCGGACCGGATATCCTGGGCATCACTTCCGTGGCAAGCCTTTCCGTCGCTTTTTATATTTTGTTTTCGTATAATATTGACCTTCCCGAGTTTCTCCAGAACAGTTTCCTAAGCCTTTCTTCGATTGCAGGCAGTTTCATTCTCATGCTGTTGCTGCTATCCATGTCTAAAAGGTTTACAGATAAATCACACCTGATTATTTTTGGTTTCCTGATCTCGGCTTTTGCCGGCGCAATCG
The sequence above is a segment of the Chryseobacterium sp. JJR-5R genome. Coding sequences within it:
- a CDS encoding methyltransferase domain-containing protein; the protein is MSDQWKKFWENYNVIEPASEDDLYIQVGKTANRAPVSKEVLAGSVYDVVEKLELSSSDILLEMCCGNGLITYPLSQTVKQIYAFDFTETLIDAALKYKANKNIEYATGNAKEDFTKIFRHELPVIHKFLINDSTAYFSPEELEKIIERLLKISKDFKFYLTNVPNDENKWNFYNTPERKTNYEKAVQSGDIFLGGIGRWWQKSEFITIAEKFNFKIEIFDMNNEYSYRMGILLSAQN
- a CDS encoding vancomycin high temperature exclusion protein is translated as MRIIKNIFNLICISIEIGVLLICLANAWVFALTDGRTYTKISKIPPREIALVLGTSPKMRSGQSNPYFTKRMDAAALLYHHGRIRKIIVSGEKSRGYNEPAAMKNYLIYQEGVPEDIITEDPKGFNTYQSILRCKDVYKKDNVIIVSQGFHNLRALLFARNNNMNALGFDAQDVSKPESYYRNQFREILARTVAVVYFAFGISPD
- a CDS encoding TlpA family protein disulfide reductase; the protein is MKNIILSTLVLFALAACKKESEKNNDAAAATDSASVPETPSSATSLKVLTPDHISKILNNKNDTLYVTNFFATWCGPCVKEIPHFKSKIEELKGKPVKITFVSLDQKDIWTTEVPRFTAEHGIQDYTVLMDGQLMNADFYKTNFKQWDGGAIPFTFMRKGDKTDETLGMISEDMLTSKINSFLK
- a CDS encoding ferredoxin--NADP reductase; this translates as MEQQIYKGKLTRFHWLKITKKEELTKNTFALEFKIPEHLKENFRFDAGQFISIKFQFRGEEVINDYSMTSAPYEGKIALGIKMNSAEGAASHLFKNYHVGDAIEVSEPAGRFTLVSKPSEFRTIVGFASGIGITPILSHFKNILHNEPRTRMFLFYGNKTSEDLMYREQLDNLAGTYGGRLQIFHFYSQEKQPNSLFYGRLDEKRLSLIINQILHLDDTDEESTIWDAVDEVLICGKGEMIRTLANACYHHGIPKKNIHFELFEEYNDDIYPVEKEFPLIENVEVEFTMLGKHYSTQLPTNEDRILQQLLVQKFNVPYSCKSGICGSCECILEEGEVELLENEYLTEKEEEKGHILACMSIAKSRKIKLNFDLS